CCCGGGAAACCTGGTTCAGGTCGATGCAGGACACCCCTTTCATCGCCTCAACTCGCGCATCCCATAATGGGTTTAACACGTCCTGATCCAGCTCTCCCACCAGCACCAGCTTGTCGCCATCACGCGTCCAGGTGAGTGACTGCGTCATTATTTTTTCTCTTCCAGAGTAATTTTCTGCTGAGAAATGGATTTCAACTGTGCCGTCAAGCCATCGATACCTTTCGTACGCAGCAGGTCGCTCCACTCATTTTGTTTGGTGGTGATCATACTTACGCCTTCGGCAATCATGTCATACGCCTGCCAGTTACCGGTCTGAGAATTTTTACGCCACTGGAAATCCAGACGTACCGGAGGGCGACCGTTTGGATCGATGATGGTTACGCGAATAGGCACGATAGTCGCATCACCCAGCGGCTGTTCAGGGGCAATCTGATAGGTCTGGCCGTGGTACATCGCCAGCGCCTGACCGTAAGCCTGCTTCAGATATTCACGGAATGCGGCGAAATAGGCCTCACGCTGAGCCGGTGTCGCCTCTTTGTAGTAACGGCCCAGCACCAGCGCGCCGGCATACTTAACCTGCACATAAGGCAGCAGTTCCTGATCGACCACCTGACGCAGGTAATCCGGGTTGGAACGGATTTTTGGTTGTTCGTTCTTCAGACGGTCAAAAGTCTTCTGCGCCGCCTCATCCATCAGTTTGTACGGGTTCGTCTGGTCGGCTGCGGTTGCCGCGCTAAGTGGGGCAATCACCAGCATAGCCACCATCATCAATCGTTTAAACATACGTCGATTCTCCTGAGATTAATTCGTTGCGCCCGCAGGCGTAGTGGCTTCATTATTGCCTTCAGTTGCGGCTG
The Citrobacter arsenatis DNA segment above includes these coding regions:
- the mlaB gene encoding lipid asymmetry maintenance protein MlaB; translated protein: MTQSLTWTRDGDKLVLVGELDQDVLNPLWDARVEAMKGVSCIDLNQVSRVDTGGLALLLHLINQGKQQGNSVSLAGVNDKVYTLAQLYNLPDDVLPR
- the mlaC gene encoding phospholipid-binding protein MlaC translates to MFKRLMMVAMLVIAPLSAATAADQTNPYKLMDEAAQKTFDRLKNEQPKIRSNPDYLRQVVDQELLPYVQVKYAGALVLGRYYKEATPAQREAYFAAFREYLKQAYGQALAMYHGQTYQIAPEQPLGDATIVPIRVTIIDPNGRPPVRLDFQWRKNSQTGNWQAYDMIAEGVSMITTKQNEWSDLLRTKGIDGLTAQLKSISQQKITLEEKK